TTCAAAGCTGTGCTGGCTGTTCGGGAATGCACAATTACACCAGGAAAAAGTACTGAAAGATTATTATGTGGGGCCCCGTGCGGCTATGGTTACACCCTGGAGTACGAATGCGGTGGAAATCACCCAGAATATGGAAATTCAAGGGATCACACGTATTGAAACCTACAGTAGGGTAGATCCTGACTTTAACGATTTTGACCCTATGCTGTTGCAGAAATATGCTGAATTGAACCAGGATATCTTCACCATCAGCATTGTACCAGAACCAATTATCGAAATTGAGGATATTGCCGCCTATAACCGAAAGGAAGGCTTATCATTAAGTGAGGAAGAAGTTGATTATTTAAATAATCTGTCCCTGAAAATGGGGCGTAAACTGACGGATTCTGAAGTATTTGGTTTTTCGCAGGTAAATTCTGAGCACTGCCGCCATAAAATATTTAACGGAAAATTTGTGATAGATGGGCAGGAACAACCATTATCCCTGTTTAAGCTTATTCGTAAAACATCCGAAACCAATCCAAACAGTATTGTATCTGCCTATAAGGACAATGTGGCTTTTGTAAAAGGCCCTATGGTGCAGCAATTTGCACCAAAACGTCCGGATGTGCCTGATTTCTATGAGGTTAAAGAATTCGAATCGGTTATTTCATTAAAAGCCGAAACACATAACTTCCCGACTACCGTAGAACCTTTTAACGGGGCAGCCACAGGTGCTGGCGGTGAGATCAGAGACAGGCTGGCAGGTGGTCAGGGATCTATTCCGTTGGCAGGAACAGCAGTGTACATGACGGCGCTTTCCCGTCTTACTACAGGCAGAGATTGGGAAAACCAGGTAGCGGAACGTAAATGGCTGTACCAGACCCCTGTTGATATCCTGATCAAGGCGTCAAACGGGGCATCTGATTTCGGAAATAAGTTCGGACAGCCCCTGATCACTGGTTCTCTGCTCACTTTTGAGCATGAAGAGCATGGGATGACCCTTGGCTACGATAAAGTGATAATGCAGGCAGGTGGTATTGGCTATGCCAAAGCGAGTCAGGCTACTAAACTGAAGCCATCCGTTCATGACAAGGTGGTGATCCTGGGTGGTGACAATTACCGTATTGGTATGGGCGGAGCTGCCGTTTCATCTGCAGATACAGGTGCATTTGATTCAGCAATAGAGTTAAATGCCGTACAGCGTTCTAACCCTGAAATGCAGAAGCGTGTAGCGAATGTAGTGCGTGGCCTGGTAGAAAGTGATCATAATACAATTATATCTATACACGACCATGGTGCGGGAGGACACCTGAACTGCCTGTCAGAACTGGTAGAAGAAACGGGTGGGCTGATTGACCTCGATAAACTGCCAGTAGGCGATCCGACCCTCTCTGCCAGGGAAATTATTGGCAACGAATCACAGGAGCGTATGGGTATCGTGATCGGCCAGGAGAATATTGAAACCATGCAGCGTATTGCTGAACGTGAACGTTCTCCTATGTATGTAGTAGGGGAGGTCACCGGCGACCATCGTTTTACATTTAAGTCTGCCACTACAGGGGCGAAGCCAATGGACCTGGACATGGCTGACATGTTTGGCAGTTCTCCGAAAATATACATGCGGGATAAAACCATTACCCGCAGCTACCAGCCGGTAACCTACGATGTACAAAAATTACAGCAATACCTGGAACAGGTGCTGCAACTGGAAGCTGTAGCCAGTAAAGACTGGTTAGTGAATAAAGTGGACCGTTGTGTGAGTGGCCGTGTAGCTAAACAGCAATGTGCCGGCCCGCTACAGTTACCATTGAACAACTGTGGGGTAATGGCCCTGGATTTTCAGGGGCAGCACGGTATTGCTACTTCAATTGGGCATGCCCCGCTGTCAGCACTGATCAACCCAGCTGCAGGTAGCCGTAATGCGATTGCAGAAGCGTTGTCCAACATCGTTTGGGCACCTTTGAAGGATGGCATTACCAGTGTATCATTATCGGCCAACTGGATGTGGCCATGTAAGAACGAAGGTGAAGATGCAAGATTATATGAAGCGGTAGAAGCGTGTTCCGACTTTGCTATCGCATTAGGCATCAACATCCCTACAGGGAAAGATTCATTATCCATGAAGCAGAAATACCCTGATAAGGAAGTGATTGCACCTGGCACTGTGATTATATCAGCAACGGGCCATTGCGATGACATTAAGGCTGTCGTGGAGCCTGTATTAAGAAAAAGTGGTGGCAGTATCTATTACATCAATCTTTCAGGAGATAAATATAAATTAGGAGGGTCCTCTTTTGCGCAGATCGTAAATAAGATTGGAGACCAGACACCTGATGTGGTGAATGCCGCTACTTTTAAGCAGGCATTCGACACCCTGCAACAGCTGATCAAAGCCGGAAGTATACAGGCAGGTCATGACATAGGCAGTGGTGGTTTGATTGTGACGCTGCTGGAGCTTTGCTTTGCAGATCGTGACCTGGGTGCCAATATTGACCTGAGCGGATTGGGAGAGGAGGATATTATTAAGATCTTATTTGCAGAGAATAATGGGGTGGTTTTCCAGGCAGACGCTTCGGTAGAAGCATTACTTGAAAAAGCTGGCATTGCTTATCATAAGATAGGGGAAGTGACTGCAACAGCTGCATTAACGGTGAAGCATGCAACGGGCGACTGGAAATTTGACATCAACCACCTGCGGGATGTATGGTCTACGACATCCTACCTGTTGGACCAAAAGCAATGTGGTACCGTAAAAGCAAAAGAGCGTTTTGAAAATTATAAGAACCAGCCGCTGAAATTTACGTTCCCAGCTGGATTTACGGGAAAGAGACCTGTCATTGATGGTACAAAACCCCGTATCAAGGCCGCAGTATTGCGTGAAAAGGGGAGTAACTCTGAGAGGGAGATGGCGAATGCGATGTACATGGCTGGGTTTGATGTAAAGGATGTGCATATGACCGACCTTATATCAGGGCGTGAAACGCTGGAAGATATTCAGTTCTTAGGAGCTGTAGGTGGTTTCTCCAATTCTGATGTGTTGGGATCTGCAAAAGGTTGGGCGGGAGCATTCCTTTATAACCCGAAGGCAAAGGAGGCAATCGAAAAATTCTTTAGTCGTAAAGATACCCTTTCATTGGGCATCTGTAACGGTTGTCAGTTGTTTGTAGAACTGGGATTAATCAACCTGGATCATGGAGAAAAGCCACGTATGTTGCATAATGACAGCCATAAACATGAGAGCATCTTTACATCGGTGACAATCCAGGAGAATAAATCGGTACTGTTGTCAAATCTTGTGGGTAGTACTTTAGGTGTGTGGGTTTCACATGGAGAGGGGAAATTTGACTTCCCATATGAAGAAGATAAATACAACATCGTCGGTAAATATGGTTATGACGGTTATCCGGCTAATCCAAATGGATCTGGTTTTAACGCGGCTATGCTGTGTGATGTAACAGGCAGGCACCTGGTAATGATGCCGCATATAGAACGTTCCATATTTCAGTGGAACTGGGCGCATTATCCTGACGGACGTAAGGATGAAGTATCTCCTTGGTTGACAGCGTTTGTAAATGCAAGGGAATGGCTGGAGAAGTAAGTATCTGACTAAGTTTGTTTATTATAAGAAGAGGTCGTATCATTAATAAGATACGGCCTCTTTTAATTCGGGTAGCTTGATGGAGGTAGTCCATTAAAAGCCTTTTCTGCGTAGCTCTTCTCTCATGATCTTTCTGACCAGTTTATCTGCATCAATATTATAATTGATATCAATACCCTGTTTTTGATGCGCTTTTACCTTGGTAAATATCAATTGAATCTGTGCCCCCAGGATATAGAGTTCCTGTACCAAGTCAGCATTACGTATTAAAGTCCCCTTACTGGTGGTGAAGTTTGCATTGCTAAGTTTATATTGTCGCTCCATCAATCCTGTTACATACTGGCTATCAGAGTAAATGTACAGGTATTGGATGCCTTTAAAATTGTTTTGAGCATATTTTATACCTTCTATAACAGCGGATAATTCCATCCTGTTATGTGTAGTGTCTTGTACGCTGCCGGACAAAACCACTTTCTCCCCGTCAGTCAATATGATGGCAACCCATGCTCCCTGGCCACTTTGGGTGTGACAGCTTCCATCTGTATATATAGCCGCTCTATTGATCATGTTTACAAAGGTAAGATGAATTTCGTCGGTTGACATACAGGTTGTTATGTGCAAGCCAATGTTTGTGCATCAATATTTGATAAAATAGGGCGGGATCATACTAAGTTGGATATTGGGCGAAGATGAAAGGTGCGGGTATTGAAGTGGTTGTTTTTCGGGAAATATTTTCAGGGAATGTTTTGGTGAATGTTTCAGGGAATGTTTCGGTGAATGTTTTTTCGGGAAAGTTTTCAGGGAATGTTTTTTGGAAATGTTAGAAATTTAGGCAACCAGCGGATGATCTGGGAATGCTCCAATTAGAACTTATGAAAGAGGTTCGGTATC
This Chitinophaga sancti DNA region includes the following protein-coding sequences:
- a CDS encoding ribonuclease H, translating into MSTDEIHLTFVNMINRAAIYTDGSCHTQSGQGAWVAIILTDGEKVVLSGSVQDTTHNRMELSAVIEGIKYAQNNFKGIQYLYIYSDSQYVTGLMERQYKLSNANFTTSKGTLIRNADLVQELYILGAQIQLIFTKVKAHQKQGIDINYNIDADKLVRKIMREELRRKGF
- the purL gene encoding phosphoribosylformylglycinamidine synthase — translated: MIHFFSNSFNTIFGVQKAQELTPSDISKLCWLFGNAQLHQEKVLKDYYVGPRAAMVTPWSTNAVEITQNMEIQGITRIETYSRVDPDFNDFDPMLLQKYAELNQDIFTISIVPEPIIEIEDIAAYNRKEGLSLSEEEVDYLNNLSLKMGRKLTDSEVFGFSQVNSEHCRHKIFNGKFVIDGQEQPLSLFKLIRKTSETNPNSIVSAYKDNVAFVKGPMVQQFAPKRPDVPDFYEVKEFESVISLKAETHNFPTTVEPFNGAATGAGGEIRDRLAGGQGSIPLAGTAVYMTALSRLTTGRDWENQVAERKWLYQTPVDILIKASNGASDFGNKFGQPLITGSLLTFEHEEHGMTLGYDKVIMQAGGIGYAKASQATKLKPSVHDKVVILGGDNYRIGMGGAAVSSADTGAFDSAIELNAVQRSNPEMQKRVANVVRGLVESDHNTIISIHDHGAGGHLNCLSELVEETGGLIDLDKLPVGDPTLSAREIIGNESQERMGIVIGQENIETMQRIAERERSPMYVVGEVTGDHRFTFKSATTGAKPMDLDMADMFGSSPKIYMRDKTITRSYQPVTYDVQKLQQYLEQVLQLEAVASKDWLVNKVDRCVSGRVAKQQCAGPLQLPLNNCGVMALDFQGQHGIATSIGHAPLSALINPAAGSRNAIAEALSNIVWAPLKDGITSVSLSANWMWPCKNEGEDARLYEAVEACSDFAIALGINIPTGKDSLSMKQKYPDKEVIAPGTVIISATGHCDDIKAVVEPVLRKSGGSIYYINLSGDKYKLGGSSFAQIVNKIGDQTPDVVNAATFKQAFDTLQQLIKAGSIQAGHDIGSGGLIVTLLELCFADRDLGANIDLSGLGEEDIIKILFAENNGVVFQADASVEALLEKAGIAYHKIGEVTATAALTVKHATGDWKFDINHLRDVWSTTSYLLDQKQCGTVKAKERFENYKNQPLKFTFPAGFTGKRPVIDGTKPRIKAAVLREKGSNSEREMANAMYMAGFDVKDVHMTDLISGRETLEDIQFLGAVGGFSNSDVLGSAKGWAGAFLYNPKAKEAIEKFFSRKDTLSLGICNGCQLFVELGLINLDHGEKPRMLHNDSHKHESIFTSVTIQENKSVLLSNLVGSTLGVWVSHGEGKFDFPYEEDKYNIVGKYGYDGYPANPNGSGFNAAMLCDVTGRHLVMMPHIERSIFQWNWAHYPDGRKDEVSPWLTAFVNAREWLEK